One segment of Polyangiaceae bacterium DNA contains the following:
- the tssI gene encoding type VI secretion system tip protein VgrG, translating to MSILALSFESGESSLSVRRFSVHEDMSSLFAVSIWARSPNDDIDISSIIGHPASFRAVSGYAQAQASERIWSGICSHMELVQAESTGLSTYYLRIVPTLWLLTQRRNNKIFQRKSVPDIVDEILVEWNIEPTWHIDRPSYHKFEYRVQYGESDYAFMSRLLEEAGISFGFDDDPEKGSKLVLWDAPQHKEPRAGLPLRYIDKPNEASEMEFVSQVRVSEEVRPGKVTVRDFDFRRNPSFKLMGDTPALGTFEDKLEQYVYAPSAFKVLQSKAEAAAGAGHKAAGMLDDAKHTLIEKADAKVTALVNEEVTELLNKALKDVAGKFAADISGDILGGISGEIAGNVAGKVVSDIIHGDRESFDLHFEKILRDKVKGTINNRIAGKVDEKVTKFVTKTLGKFGKGKIGQVAAGAMGDLAKEATKAIGGKVVDKVLGDGKQAAENAAGKAMKMLEQGQSVAGLLAGDDKGAARHDEKAGKEFAARVAGSMRSGKKRLSFETNAMDLKPGTIFSMSGHTRSDLGPDTKLLVTSFAVEGTQDGEWSMMSSAVFADQPYRPLMKTPRPKIEGIQSAIVVGPKGQEIHTDEHGRVRVQFHWDRQGQFDDESSLWMRVGQGWGGPGYGMMAIPRVGTEVMVGFLDGNPDCPLVLGQVFSTTSPVPHKLPDNKTVTAWRGNSSPGGGGFNENPIRGHEGQRNAFPAGREKLAETRQAR from the coding sequence ATGTCGATCTTGGCATTGTCATTTGAGAGTGGCGAGAGTTCGCTTTCGGTGCGTCGGTTTTCCGTGCACGAGGACATGTCGAGCTTGTTTGCGGTCTCGATCTGGGCCCGCTCGCCCAACGATGATATCGACATCAGCTCGATCATTGGCCACCCTGCCTCATTTCGTGCGGTCAGCGGCTATGCACAGGCGCAAGCCAGCGAGCGGATCTGGTCGGGCATCTGTAGCCACATGGAGCTCGTGCAGGCCGAATCAACTGGTTTGTCCACCTATTACCTCCGCATCGTTCCTACGTTGTGGCTATTGACGCAGCGCAGAAACAACAAGATTTTTCAACGCAAGAGTGTTCCCGACATCGTCGACGAGATTTTGGTGGAGTGGAACATCGAACCGACATGGCATATCGATCGTCCATCTTATCATAAATTCGAATATCGCGTGCAATACGGCGAGAGCGATTATGCGTTCATGAGCCGATTGCTCGAAGAGGCGGGCATTTCATTTGGCTTCGATGATGACCCCGAAAAAGGCTCGAAGCTCGTGCTATGGGACGCGCCGCAACACAAGGAACCTCGAGCTGGATTGCCACTTCGTTACATTGACAAGCCCAATGAGGCTTCCGAGATGGAATTCGTGTCGCAGGTTCGCGTATCCGAGGAAGTGCGCCCGGGCAAAGTGACCGTGCGCGATTTTGACTTTCGTAGGAATCCTTCGTTCAAATTGATGGGTGACACTCCAGCGCTCGGCACGTTCGAAGACAAGCTCGAGCAGTACGTGTATGCACCGAGTGCATTCAAGGTCTTGCAAAGCAAGGCCGAGGCGGCAGCGGGAGCGGGCCACAAAGCAGCGGGGATGCTCGACGATGCCAAGCACACTCTCATTGAAAAGGCAGACGCAAAGGTCACGGCGCTCGTCAATGAGGAAGTAACCGAGCTGCTCAACAAGGCGTTGAAGGATGTGGCCGGCAAATTCGCGGCGGATATTTCCGGAGACATTCTCGGGGGCATTTCCGGAGAAATCGCCGGTAACGTTGCGGGCAAGGTCGTTTCGGATATCATCCATGGCGATCGCGAATCCTTTGACCTTCATTTCGAGAAAATTCTCCGTGACAAAGTGAAGGGCACCATCAACAATCGAATCGCTGGGAAAGTCGATGAAAAAGTAACCAAATTCGTGACCAAAACGCTCGGAAAGTTTGGCAAGGGCAAAATTGGACAAGTGGCCGCTGGTGCCATGGGAGACCTGGCCAAAGAGGCCACCAAGGCGATTGGCGGAAAGGTCGTCGACAAGGTTCTTGGCGATGGAAAGCAGGCCGCAGAGAACGCCGCGGGCAAAGCCATGAAGATGCTGGAGCAAGGGCAAAGCGTTGCCGGCTTGCTGGCCGGTGACGACAAAGGCGCCGCTCGGCACGACGAGAAGGCAGGTAAAGAGTTTGCAGCGCGTGTCGCGGGCAGCATGAGGTCCGGGAAAAAGAGATTGAGCTTCGAGACGAACGCGATGGATCTCAAACCGGGGACGATTTTTTCGATGTCTGGACATACGCGGTCGGATCTTGGACCCGATACGAAATTGCTTGTGACTTCGTTTGCCGTGGAAGGTACGCAAGATGGCGAATGGTCGATGATGAGTAGCGCCGTCTTCGCGGACCAGCCCTATCGTCCGCTCATGAAGACACCGCGGCCGAAAATCGAAGGGATCCAAAGCGCCATCGTTGTGGGACCGAAAGGACAAGAAATCCATACCGATGAACACGGTCGTGTCAGGGTGCAATTCCACTGGGATCGGCAGGGGCAATTCGACGACGAGAGCTCGCTGTGGATGCGCGTGGGCCAAGGTTGGGGCGGGCCTGGGTACGGCATGATGGCGATTCCACGTGTCGGCACGGAGGTCATGGTGGGGTTTCTCGACGGGAATCCAGATTGTCCTTTGGTCCTCGGGCAGGTCTTCAGCACGACGTCTCCAGTGCCACACAAATTGCCGGACAACAAGACCGTGACAGCGTGGCGAGGCAATTCGTCACCGGGAGGTGGGGGATTCAATGAAAATCCTATTCGAGGACATGAAGGGCAAAGAAATGCTTTTCCTGCAGGCCGAGAAAAACTTGCGGAAACTCGTCAAGCACGATGA
- the tgt gene encoding tRNA guanosine(34) transglycosylase Tgt has protein sequence MTENRTPGFSFKTLARSGQARAGVLTTPHGEVPTPTFMPVGTQGSVKTLRPQEVAATGARIVLGNTYHLWLRPGPDVIAEMGGLHKFTRWPHAMLTDSGGFQAFSLAERRKTTEDGFVFRSHLDGSKKELSPEIAMRVQGQLGADIAMQLDVCPPGDAPKADVEQACRTTTRWARRCLASKRPDQALFGIVQGGTDPALRKLHAEELGAMPFDGLALGGFSVGEPIMRMHEVLTEVAPSLDPDRPRYLMGVGTPYDLVRAIGAGIDMFDCVLPTRNARNGQALLRTGKVVIKQARYKTDPLPLDPTCSCPTCSEGYSRSYLRHLYLAGEILVLRLITAHNLHLYGQLVREAREAILQDRYAEFSRRWLSDLAGGEAEPAE, from the coding sequence ATGACCGAAAATCGAACGCCGGGTTTCTCTTTCAAAACGCTCGCTCGAAGCGGACAAGCCCGGGCCGGTGTTCTCACGACGCCTCACGGCGAAGTCCCCACGCCCACGTTCATGCCCGTCGGCACGCAAGGCAGCGTGAAGACGTTGCGTCCGCAAGAAGTCGCGGCGACCGGCGCGCGCATCGTCCTTGGAAACACGTATCACTTGTGGCTTCGCCCCGGCCCTGACGTCATCGCGGAAATGGGGGGCCTACACAAGTTCACGCGCTGGCCTCACGCGATGCTCACCGACTCCGGCGGCTTTCAAGCGTTCTCGCTCGCCGAACGTCGCAAGACCACCGAAGACGGGTTTGTCTTTCGATCACACCTCGATGGTTCGAAAAAGGAGCTCTCGCCCGAGATCGCCATGCGTGTTCAAGGGCAGCTCGGCGCGGACATCGCCATGCAGCTCGACGTGTGCCCTCCCGGCGATGCTCCCAAGGCCGACGTCGAGCAGGCTTGTCGCACGACCACGCGCTGGGCGCGTCGATGCTTGGCAAGCAAACGACCTGATCAAGCGCTCTTCGGCATCGTCCAAGGGGGCACCGATCCGGCGCTGCGCAAACTGCACGCAGAAGAGCTCGGCGCGATGCCTTTCGATGGATTGGCGCTCGGCGGCTTCTCCGTGGGTGAACCCATCATGCGCATGCACGAAGTGCTCACGGAGGTGGCTCCTTCGCTCGATCCTGATCGTCCTCGCTACTTGATGGGCGTCGGCACGCCTTACGACCTCGTGCGAGCCATCGGTGCGGGCATCGACATGTTCGACTGCGTTTTGCCCACACGTAACGCGCGCAATGGCCAAGCGCTCTTGCGCACGGGCAAGGTCGTCATCAAGCAAGCGCGATACAAGACCGATCCTTTGCCGCTCGATCCAACCTGTTCGTGTCCCACGTGTTCGGAAGGTTATTCGCGCTCGTACTTGCGACACCTCTACTTGGCCGGCGAGATCCTCGTGCTGCGGCTCATCACCGCGCACAACCTGCATCTTTACGGGCAGCTCGTGAGGGAAGCGCGCGAAGCCATTTTGCAGGACCGTTACGCTGAATTTTCGCGTCGCTGGCTATCGGATCTTGCAGGCGGTGAGGCCGAGCCTGCGGAGTAG
- a CDS encoding DUF2169 domain-containing protein, with translation MDRWPAPQIESLDDPVVELGKKYRPEGFGPIARSWQPRLKRAGTFDEEWQRTRWPELPHDFEFSFYNAAHPDLICPGFLRGDEEVLLEGLSAEGTVRFYLPGYKMGVLLRFKDGSMAIVPVYLDTLFVDVPARKGHIMWRAPIPKEKAIRVMEPRMTQPNGGGNG, from the coding sequence ATGGATCGATGGCCGGCGCCGCAGATTGAAAGCCTGGACGATCCGGTGGTGGAGCTTGGCAAGAAATATCGTCCGGAGGGATTTGGACCCATTGCGCGATCCTGGCAGCCGCGATTGAAACGAGCGGGGACGTTCGACGAGGAATGGCAGCGGACGCGGTGGCCGGAGTTGCCTCACGATTTTGAATTTTCGTTTTACAACGCGGCTCATCCGGATTTGATTTGTCCAGGCTTTTTGCGAGGGGATGAAGAGGTTCTCTTAGAGGGCTTGTCGGCGGAGGGAACGGTACGGTTTTATTTGCCGGGGTACAAGATGGGGGTGTTGTTGCGGTTCAAGGATGGATCGATGGCGATTGTCCCAGTGTATTTGGATACTCTGTTCGTAGACGTGCCGGCACGAAAAGGACACATCATGTGGAGAGCGCCGATCCCCAAGGAGAAGGCGATCAGAGTAATGGAGCCGCGAATGACGCAACCGAATGGGGGCGGCAATGGCTGA
- a CDS encoding AgmX/PglI C-terminal domain-containing protein has product MRESSNLGFSRRPARTMNSEGKPSETSHDTLDDAFFSRDPVAPSAQAESAPSDSPPAPKPRGADVSASADDELSRMPDLAPDYDEDAVLGRNRGPGAFAAVLVLVGAVVGSVAGYFVLRQAPSKDAPTSAASASASAAKVVATPSISASEPLEAASAAPNAKATKASAGKARTASAKGASTGELAGFAAPNVGGPSGASALAKGELSAGEISGVVERNRPLIKRRCWQPELEIRKAMGFAGSARVNASFTIGPSGSVQSASASGAENDYPGLSSCIAARIREWKFPPSNGSTPVNVPFVFAAN; this is encoded by the coding sequence GTGCGCGAATCGAGTAACCTCGGTTTTTCACGCAGGCCTGCGCGCACGATGAACTCCGAAGGCAAACCCTCCGAGACGTCGCACGACACGCTCGACGACGCATTCTTTTCACGCGATCCCGTCGCGCCATCCGCGCAAGCCGAGAGCGCGCCGAGCGACAGTCCGCCAGCTCCAAAGCCCCGCGGCGCGGACGTTTCGGCATCTGCGGATGACGAGCTGAGTCGCATGCCCGACTTGGCCCCGGACTACGACGAAGATGCCGTCTTGGGGCGCAATCGAGGCCCGGGCGCCTTTGCGGCCGTCCTGGTGCTCGTCGGTGCCGTCGTTGGATCCGTCGCGGGGTACTTCGTCCTGCGTCAAGCGCCGTCCAAGGACGCGCCCACGTCGGCCGCATCGGCATCTGCTTCCGCGGCGAAAGTCGTTGCAACACCAAGCATTTCCGCATCAGAACCGCTCGAGGCGGCGTCCGCTGCACCAAACGCCAAGGCGACGAAAGCGTCGGCAGGAAAAGCGCGCACGGCATCCGCGAAGGGCGCGAGCACGGGCGAATTGGCAGGGTTTGCCGCGCCAAACGTGGGAGGACCTTCTGGCGCATCGGCGCTGGCCAAAGGCGAGCTCAGCGCGGGCGAGATCAGTGGTGTCGTCGAGCGCAATCGGCCGTTGATCAAGCGTCGATGTTGGCAACCCGAGCTCGAGATTCGCAAGGCGATGGGCTTTGCCGGTTCTGCTCGCGTGAATGCATCGTTTACGATTGGGCCATCTGGATCGGTGCAATCTGCGAGCGCTAGTGGTGCGGAGAACGACTATCCGGGACTTTCGAGCTGCATCGCGGCGCGCATACGCGAGTGGAAGTTTCCGCCATCGAACGGCTCGACGCCCGTGAACGTGCCTTTTGTCTTTGCGGCGAATTGA
- the queA gene encoding tRNA preQ1(34) S-adenosylmethionine ribosyltransferase-isomerase QueA, with product MRRDLFDYELPPELVASHPSADRDAARLLVVGPDNLEHHTIRNLPDLLPEGSLVVVNDTRVLRARLLGQKLSSGGKVEIFLVRKLGKATVSHDERSYEAETWQALGKSSKPLRPGALVAFGEDGALLARIGERAADGTLDVALFSLTNLTIADAIDLVGHVPLPPYVKRSDEAEDRTRYQTVYAREPGAVAAPTAGLHLTETLLDRMRSRRMEIARVTLHVGLGTFQPVTADDLDDHPMHTETFSVPAETEQAIARARARGADVVAIGTTSVRALESAADPERPGFVKATHGDTRLLIQPGYRFRIVDRLLTNFHLPQSTLLALVAAFSGLDRVLAAYRAAVQQRYRFFSYGDAMLLRRSE from the coding sequence GTGCGCCGCGACCTGTTCGACTACGAATTACCCCCCGAGCTCGTTGCTTCGCATCCATCCGCCGACCGCGACGCAGCTCGCCTGCTCGTCGTTGGTCCGGACAATCTCGAACATCACACCATTCGCAATTTGCCCGACCTGCTCCCCGAAGGATCGCTCGTCGTCGTCAACGATACGCGCGTCCTCCGCGCCAGACTGCTCGGACAAAAGCTCTCGAGTGGCGGGAAAGTCGAGATCTTCCTCGTTCGCAAGCTCGGCAAGGCGACCGTTTCGCATGACGAACGTTCCTACGAAGCCGAAACGTGGCAAGCGCTCGGCAAGTCCTCCAAACCCTTGCGCCCAGGCGCTCTCGTCGCGTTCGGCGAAGACGGAGCTTTGCTCGCTCGCATCGGTGAACGCGCTGCAGATGGCACCCTCGACGTTGCCCTGTTTTCCCTGACGAACCTCACCATTGCCGATGCCATCGACCTGGTGGGACACGTCCCGCTTCCGCCCTACGTCAAACGCAGCGACGAAGCAGAAGATCGCACGCGTTACCAAACCGTGTACGCTCGCGAGCCTGGCGCCGTCGCTGCTCCAACGGCTGGCCTTCACCTCACCGAAACCCTGCTCGATCGCATGCGATCACGCCGCATGGAGATCGCTCGCGTCACCCTGCACGTCGGCCTTGGTACGTTTCAACCCGTCACCGCCGACGACCTCGATGACCACCCCATGCATACGGAAACGTTCTCCGTACCGGCCGAAACCGAACAGGCGATCGCTCGAGCACGCGCACGCGGTGCCGATGTCGTCGCGATCGGTACGACCAGCGTGAGAGCGCTCGAAAGTGCCGCCGATCCGGAGAGGCCCGGGTTCGTCAAGGCCACCCATGGCGACACGCGCCTTCTGATTCAGCCAGGATATCGCTTTCGGATCGTCGATCGTTTGCTCACAAACTTTCACCTCCCCCAGTCGACTCTGTTGGCCCTCGTCGCAGCGTTCAGCGGCCTCGATCGCGTCCTTGCTGCGTACCGCGCGGCCGTCCAGCAGCGATACCGGTTCTTTTCGTACGGAGATGCGATGCTCCTTCGGAGAAGCGAATGA
- a CDS encoding cobalamin B12-binding domain-containing protein has translation MAGRPLRILVAKPGLDGHDRGAKVVARALRDAGYEVIYTGLHQTPDMIANAAVQEDVDAVGLSIMSGAHNTLFPAVIEALRARNADDVVVFGGGIIPDEDVSRLQASGVKGVFTPGTPLKSIIDWIQTNVVARAS, from the coding sequence ATGGCTGGTCGACCTCTCCGCATTCTCGTCGCAAAACCTGGACTCGATGGACACGATCGTGGCGCAAAAGTCGTTGCTCGAGCGCTGCGCGACGCGGGTTACGAAGTCATCTACACGGGCTTGCATCAGACGCCCGACATGATTGCGAACGCTGCGGTGCAGGAGGACGTCGACGCGGTGGGGTTGTCGATCATGAGTGGGGCACATAACACACTCTTTCCGGCGGTCATCGAGGCGCTTCGGGCGCGCAATGCGGATGACGTGGTTGTTTTTGGTGGGGGGATCATTCCGGACGAGGACGTTTCGCGGCTTCAGGCGTCCGGGGTCAAGGGAGTGTTCACGCCGGGCACGCCGCTGAAGTCGATCATCGATTGGATTCAGACGAACGTGGTGGCGCGGGCGAGTTAA
- a CDS encoding serine/threonine protein kinase: MLVTSYDQLERGSVFYGRYRVERRLGAGAMGAVYEVVDERTQSLRALKVMQPSLVRDPVQRERFAQEAQITGKIESDHLVRVLDAGVDPASGMPFLTMELLRGETLSKELERRRVLPVADVKLYLQQISFGLTKTHEAGIVHRDLKPDNLFVTKRDDGSPCIKILDFGIAKVVARSQPGAATRVGTPLYMAPEQLAGKGTVGPPTDIHALGHLAYEMLVGEPYWAEEGRSTEGVMPFFEKLLKGPVELPGVRAKRRCDVTLPPGFDAWFSKCVAHDSADRYSSVSEFLDAFVQLTEAKAAWMARTVAAAPLIEALESPQSNAKDSSDLDTIVYPRPNLNRDFDETPPIPRATKRGFRNMKMAAVGAAIVGCILVILVVMDVRSRSEETDVLSTVPSASGSPVEPEAAPSASSAEIEPPVIVETPVVSASASSSSAPTPPPLHTSMWGPPVNRSKAKEPSVGAVFNRGAASAALGALGPATKGCKKPNGPTGTARVIVTFAPSGNVTSSQVQGAPFAGTPVGNCIAAAFRSAKVPPFEGSPVAVPRSVTIK, from the coding sequence ATGCTCGTCACGTCGTACGATCAGCTCGAAAGAGGAAGCGTCTTTTACGGACGCTATCGTGTCGAGCGTCGTTTGGGCGCTGGCGCGATGGGCGCGGTGTACGAGGTCGTTGACGAGAGGACCCAGAGTCTACGAGCGCTCAAGGTCATGCAACCGAGCCTCGTGCGCGATCCCGTGCAACGCGAGCGGTTCGCGCAGGAAGCTCAAATCACTGGCAAAATCGAGAGCGACCATCTGGTGCGCGTGCTCGATGCAGGAGTCGATCCGGCGAGCGGCATGCCTTTTCTCACGATGGAGCTGTTGCGGGGCGAAACGTTGAGCAAGGAGCTCGAACGTCGGCGCGTCTTGCCGGTCGCTGACGTGAAGCTGTACTTGCAGCAAATTTCGTTCGGGCTGACGAAAACGCACGAAGCGGGAATTGTTCATCGCGATTTGAAGCCCGACAATCTGTTCGTGACGAAGCGCGACGACGGTTCGCCGTGTATCAAGATCCTCGACTTCGGGATTGCGAAAGTCGTTGCACGCAGCCAGCCGGGGGCCGCAACGCGCGTGGGCACTCCGCTTTACATGGCGCCGGAACAGCTTGCTGGCAAGGGAACCGTTGGGCCTCCAACGGACATTCATGCTCTCGGTCATTTGGCTTATGAGATGCTCGTGGGCGAACCTTATTGGGCCGAGGAGGGGCGGAGCACCGAGGGGGTCATGCCATTTTTTGAAAAGCTCCTCAAAGGTCCGGTGGAGCTGCCAGGCGTACGCGCAAAACGGCGCTGCGATGTGACGCTGCCACCGGGATTCGATGCGTGGTTCTCGAAGTGCGTTGCGCACGACTCGGCGGATCGGTATTCGAGCGTGAGCGAATTTTTGGACGCATTCGTGCAACTCACTGAAGCCAAGGCCGCATGGATGGCACGCACGGTCGCTGCAGCGCCACTCATAGAGGCGTTGGAATCACCGCAATCCAACGCGAAAGATTCGAGCGATTTGGATACCATTGTTTATCCACGACCGAATTTGAATCGTGATTTCGATGAGACGCCGCCGATTCCACGCGCAACGAAACGGGGCTTCCGGAATATGAAGATGGCCGCCGTTGGCGCGGCCATCGTGGGATGCATTCTCGTCATTCTAGTCGTCATGGATGTCCGATCCAGAAGCGAAGAGACGGACGTGCTATCGACGGTGCCAAGTGCGAGTGGCTCGCCGGTCGAGCCGGAAGCCGCGCCTTCTGCATCGTCAGCCGAAATCGAGCCTCCGGTCATCGTCGAAACGCCTGTTGTCTCGGCGTCGGCATCCTCGAGCAGTGCGCCAACTCCGCCACCGCTTCACACGTCCATGTGGGGACCACCTGTAAATCGCTCGAAGGCGAAAGAGCCATCCGTGGGCGCAGTGTTCAACCGAGGGGCGGCGTCCGCAGCATTGGGCGCTTTGGGTCCAGCAACCAAAGGGTGTAAGAAGCCGAATGGCCCGACAGGAACAGCCAGAGTCATCGTCACGTTTGCACCTAGCGGCAACGTGACGTCATCTCAGGTACAGGGCGCGCCGTTTGCTGGTACGCCCGTAGGAAACTGCATCGCAGCAGCGTTTCGCAGCGCCAAAGTGCCGCCCTTCGAGGGGTCACCCGTCGCTGTCCCAAGGTCGGTGACCATCAAATAA
- a CDS encoding DUF4150 domain-containing protein has protein sequence MADNEGVRTTGEAIVKCTTPDVCKTPPSMSPVPYEIIGRFSDGVLFSDSVCMTGLNVMTTASRLPKVYGDEAGTGGGVTSGVNVGYCKPITHSPTVRAQGDFIVFHSAEYWMNCSGPDGPGNTKGTVVYVDNVDAVHIGPLGDIEGETNPPAEPETEKEKSWWETALDWTHTALDVVGLVPVLGEVADGANAIIHGVEAGVYAATGNDAKAKENALMATLSVAAMWPVGGQAATGTKLAIKVGKELVEEGAEKAVKEGIEEGIEQAAKKEVKEEVAEKSTKNGVKVTKPEIKSAAQCRTELKKNLGDPPGNLQNPQAHHDLPVKYQEEFVEHGIDINKAENGRWVEGTPPGRHQNWSKEFNDEWQKFFDEPNIPKNKETILEKMNDMRNDPRFQ, from the coding sequence ATGGCTGACAACGAGGGGGTACGAACCACGGGCGAAGCCATCGTGAAATGCACGACGCCAGACGTGTGCAAAACGCCTCCTTCGATGTCGCCGGTTCCTTACGAAATCATTGGTCGTTTCAGCGATGGAGTCTTGTTTTCGGATTCGGTTTGCATGACGGGACTCAACGTCATGACGACCGCAAGTCGATTACCCAAGGTATACGGTGACGAAGCGGGTACAGGAGGAGGCGTCACGAGCGGCGTGAACGTCGGGTATTGCAAACCGATTACGCATAGTCCAACCGTACGCGCGCAAGGAGATTTCATTGTTTTTCATTCAGCGGAATACTGGATGAACTGCAGTGGCCCCGATGGTCCGGGCAATACGAAGGGGACCGTCGTGTACGTCGACAATGTCGATGCAGTGCACATTGGGCCTTTGGGAGATATCGAGGGGGAAACGAATCCACCGGCGGAACCGGAGACGGAAAAGGAAAAGAGCTGGTGGGAGACCGCGCTCGATTGGACACATACGGCACTGGATGTCGTTGGACTGGTTCCGGTGCTCGGCGAAGTAGCCGATGGTGCTAACGCGATCATTCATGGGGTCGAAGCCGGCGTTTATGCGGCAACCGGAAACGACGCGAAGGCAAAAGAGAATGCGTTGATGGCTACCCTGTCCGTCGCCGCAATGTGGCCGGTGGGAGGCCAAGCTGCAACAGGAACAAAGCTTGCGATCAAGGTAGGCAAGGAGTTGGTAGAGGAGGGTGCGGAGAAGGCTGTCAAGGAAGGGATTGAGGAGGGGATTGAACAGGCGGCCAAGAAAGAGGTCAAGGAGGAAGTTGCGGAGAAATCGACGAAGAATGGCGTTAAAGTCACCAAACCCGAAATCAAATCGGCGGCCCAATGTAGAACGGAACTCAAGAAAAACCTGGGCGATCCGCCTGGCAATCTGCAAAATCCGCAAGCGCATCATGACCTTCCTGTAAAGTATCAGGAAGAATTCGTAGAACACGGAATTGATATCAACAAGGCCGAGAACGGGCGATGGGTGGAAGGGACGCCACCTGGCCGGCATCAAAACTGGAGCAAAGAATTCAACGACGAATGGCAGAAGTTTTTTGATGAGCCCAATATCCCAAAGAACAAGGAAACGATCCTGGAGAAAATGAACGACATGCGAAACGATCCGAGGTTTCAATGA
- a CDS encoding DUF2169 domain-containing protein has translation MILRNYTPFPPLLFDGRDVQGRDFAVLVLRGTFDIIPGAPLRPNPTQQPIVESDVWHGEPNYSSVYMESDLAPFKPRTDILVNAIAHAPGGRPLPDWQVGIEVGPIKKRLRVTGPRAWVREGGEWKLEDPAPVTEVPLRYEYAFGGIYKSNWGDEHIFMRIPWAWDSSRGRCRATWIDGRRRRLKAWTIRWWSLARNIVRRDLDPLRDPGSRD, from the coding sequence GTGATATTGCGCAACTATACACCGTTTCCGCCGCTCCTATTCGATGGTCGGGACGTCCAGGGTCGCGACTTTGCCGTATTGGTTTTGCGCGGAACGTTCGATATCATTCCCGGAGCGCCTCTTCGGCCCAATCCAACGCAGCAGCCGATTGTCGAATCGGATGTTTGGCACGGTGAACCGAACTATTCGAGCGTGTACATGGAGAGCGATTTGGCGCCTTTCAAGCCGCGGACGGACATTTTGGTGAATGCCATTGCGCACGCGCCCGGTGGGCGACCGCTTCCCGATTGGCAGGTGGGCATTGAAGTGGGGCCGATCAAGAAAAGGCTACGTGTGACGGGGCCACGCGCGTGGGTACGCGAAGGCGGCGAGTGGAAATTGGAGGATCCAGCGCCCGTTACTGAAGTGCCATTGCGGTATGAATATGCATTTGGAGGAATCTACAAATCGAATTGGGGCGACGAGCATATTTTCATGCGAATCCCGTGGGCATGGGATTCATCGAGGGGGAGGTGCCGAGCAACATGGATCGATGGCCGGCGCCGCAGATTGAAAGCCTGGACGATCCGGTGGTGGAGCTTGGCAAGAAATATCGTCCGGAGGGATTTGGACCCATTGCGCGATCCTGGCAGCCGCGATTGA
- a CDS encoding response regulator yields MVRVLIVDDEENQRKVLGIGLKVEGFEVFGAASGDDALRLLATTRIDVALVDLMIPGMNGLEVSRQIVRRYPNMRVYLASAYHLSARQMERADCGASGFIPKPYKLADLCNVLHAKPAAPAQATC; encoded by the coding sequence ATGGTCCGCGTACTGATCGTCGACGATGAGGAAAATCAGCGAAAGGTGTTGGGGATCGGCCTCAAAGTCGAAGGATTCGAGGTTTTCGGTGCTGCATCGGGCGACGATGCGCTGCGCCTGCTCGCCACCACGCGCATCGACGTAGCGCTCGTGGACCTGATGATCCCCGGCATGAACGGCCTGGAAGTCTCGCGTCAGATCGTCCGCCGTTACCCCAACATGCGCGTCTACCTCGCAAGCGCCTACCACCTGTCGGCACGTCAAATGGAGCGGGCCGATTGCGGCGCCTCTGGCTTCATTCCCAAACCCTACAAACTTGCCGATCTCTGCAACGTCTTGCACGCCAAACCCGCGGCACCCGCCCAAGCAACGTGCTAG